The Elaeis guineensis isolate ETL-2024a chromosome 12, EG11, whole genome shotgun sequence sequence GTTTTTCACTTTATGTATTATATTGACCAGATCAGTTGTTGTGGGAGATCTAAGCAATATCCATATTTATTGATCCTTTGTGGACTGTACCTTCTAGGATTATAACTCTCTTGATCTATTCATGTTCATGCTTCATTAGATACAAGCCAAACAGTTAATTATGCATTATATTTAATATGGCAGTGCAACATGTCCTAGGTATGTAATGTTGAAATTTTCTCTCTTGCAAGCATACTGCTGTTTTAATTCTTGTGTTTCTTTGTGGGATTGTCCAATGTCAATTAACATTGCATTGCTGGTGCATGTATCGGCATTGTGGAAGCCAACCACTTGAATAACATTCTAgggttccttttctttttctttttcctttttttttttttggtgtgcaATGTGGACTTGCTAGCAGTTGCTGATGGCTGCTTGACTTATTGCTAACTTGCCTGTGGTGCTATTTTTCATTTCCCAGACTGTGAGGAGCAAGTGCTTTTCAAAGTGCATTACAAAGCCTGGAACAGGCCTGAGTGGGAGCGAGAGCAGTTGCATATCCAGATGTGTGGAACGGTACATTGAGGCAACAAGAATTATTGGCCAAGCTCTTTTCAATTCCCCACGTTAGTCTTGCTGGTTCATAGAAATTTTGAACAAATTAGAGATGAGGAAATTCTATTCTCAAAAAGACAGATGGGGATGGCCGAACATTTTACAACAGCCTGTCACAATTTTCATGTCATATTACTTAAGTTTCAATAACAGTCTATAAGGATTTATGCATACTTGTCCATATTTCTATCATTGCATATTACCTATATCAGGTTGTTGAATGCCACTATTTGATATACTCAAAAAATAAGACCTTCAGCTCTAATTATCTTGCATCATCGTGTTCTTTACTACTGCTACTTAAGCACCTATTTCAACATTCTTGGAGTCAGCATTGATTTTCATCTTTTACTTGCCTATATGAAGCACTTCATCATTGGTCAGAACTGATGATTATATACATTGCTAAAGGAGTTATGATGATATATTTCTTGATAAACTGCATATTTTGAAAAGTGGGCTTGTCTTTAATGTTACACAGGATATATGCATCActttattatatttctattttgGAGTTCTTATCTATAGTTCATAAACTCGTACAAAGATAGGTTCCAACGCTCTTTGTATTTTTTGCCTTAGTCCAAGTTGTGCTCAAATCAGAGGAAACTTATTGTATACTTTTTATATTCTGTATGGTATCTTTTCCCCCTCTTTGGCCTGTATCTTTTGTATGTTTACTATAGGATTTATTTGCACTTTAACTACACAATGTTTAGTTGGGTTCAATGAAGTTAcaccttctaccaaaaaaaaaaaaaaaaagaagataataattaatttgattatggtctaatgttatataaatacacacacacacacatatatatatgctgCGTTCATAGTTAAAATGAAATTGCACATGGCATACCACTGCGCCGGTGTTCAACTCGTACTCTGGATGGTTGTCTTAACTCTTTTAACTGCCTGCCGGAGCACAGCTTTAGCACCGGTGGATGTGTTTTGCACATTGTCTTGGAATCATCCAATGTCTCTGCTTTTAATCAGTAGGGTTAGCCATCTCTCATAATGCCCCATCAAACATTTGTTATTTTCAGTGTGGCTTCTCTTCATTGTGGATTCAGGGTTGTTGCTAGCTTAATATGCTTTCTCCACTATAAGCAGGATCCATATTTGTGAAGCAATAactaataaatcaaaaaatttatgattacaGCTCTTTTGAGGATAAAAATTACCTCCCCCCCAGAAAATGGCTCCTCCATATCTCCAACAAAAGTCAAAATCATAGCCTACTTATAAACTTGTTAATAATATGATAAGCTGGAAAGactattactatttttttaaaaaaaattatagacacTACCTGGTAGAAAATTATGAATTATGGAAGAAAAATATCGATGAATAATTGCCCGAGGACTTAAGTGCCACCCAGATAGATCATTCATATGCTTGTCCTTGCACGGATCTGTGCAtttcaactctctctctctccatctatcttttttttttattttattttaatgtaCTACATTTTGATTCATTTGGAGCTGCTGTTCTAGTTCCATCTGATGCCTCCCAATCTCTAATATCCTAGATTATTAATACACCTTTGACAAAGTATAGTAAACTGCCTCTTCTTCGAGATATTTATGCTTGGAAGGTCTCATTACCTTATTTTAATGTGGTACATATCTTTAGACAGGCAAATCAAGTAGCAGATTACATGTCACGTTGGGGTTTGATGAGAGACTTTTGTTGGGACTCACTGACTGCAGTGGATGCCCCTTGCctacagctattgcaagcagatAGTTATGGAGTGCAGTTTGTCCGAGGATAATTCAAAAACAGTTTACCACTCAAGATTGT is a genomic window containing:
- the LOC105054947 gene encoding uncharacterized protein isoform X3, whose amino-acid sequence is MDPFSSPAPSNGSSGPSTEALMDQVKAQLAQAYAEEFLETVRSKCFSKCITKPGTGLSGSESSCISRCVERQANQVADYMSRWGLMRDFCWDSLTAVDAPCLQLLQADSYGVQFVRG
- the LOC105054947 gene encoding mitochondrial import inner membrane translocase subunit Tim13 isoform X2, with product MDPFSSPAPSNGSSGPSTEALMDQVKAQLAQAYAEEFLETVRSKCFSKCITKPGTGLSGSESSCISRCVERYIEATRIIGQALFNSPRKSSSRLHVTLGFDERLLLGLTDCSGCPLPTAIASR
- the LOC105054947 gene encoding mitochondrial import inner membrane translocase subunit Tim13 isoform X6; this encodes MDPFSSPAPSNGSSGPSTEALMDQVKAQLAQAYAEEFLETVRSKCFSKCITKPGTGLSGSESSCISRCVERYIEATRIIGQALFNSPR
- the LOC105054947 gene encoding mitochondrial import inner membrane translocase subunit Tim13 isoform X5; protein product: MDPFSSPAPSNGSSGPSTEALMDQVKAQLAQAYAEEFLETVRSKCFSKCITKPGTGLSGSESSCISRCVERYIEATRIIGQALFNSPHRQIK